In Piliocolobus tephrosceles isolate RC106 chromosome 10, ASM277652v3, whole genome shotgun sequence, a single window of DNA contains:
- the LOC111537653 gene encoding uncharacterized protein LOC111537653 has product MPDTLNSRSPSVEGSLWAVGTESQGRDWRHLPTLTRELSGAPRCHTVPYAGSIGPQEPQGPPASPSCPEEALAATREQPRASEVFRPERMPPSGAVRSFQEVIEPAIMAVDRQAVFPDTWTLTEERGLQQERPRPEPGRLGSSSPASVTMAQLGAKMTERGSVARPAQGPETPRSPEGTTEAATQAGKEQPELPCAMATSTPSTTERISTSGQAGASSHGCWAWPLAGLSVGHSSLTACSLPLCTCLLGQKI; this is encoded by the coding sequence ATGCCTGATACCCTAAACTCAAGGTCTCCCTCTGTGGAGGGTTCTTTGTGGGCAGTGGGCACAGAGAGCCAGGGTCGAGATTGGAGGCACCTGCCGACCCTCACACGTGAGCTATCTGGGGCTCCCCGCTGCCACACTGTACCCTATGCTGGGAGCATAGGTCCCCAAGAGCCCCAGGGGCCACCAGCCAGCCCTTCGTGCCCAGAGGAGGCCTTGGCTGCCACAAGGGAGCAGCCACGGGCTTCAGAGGTATTCAGGCCTGAGAGAATGCCCCCCTCTGGAGCTGTTCGAAGCTTCCAGGAAGTAATAGAGCCAGCTATAATGGCAGTGGACCGGCAGGCTGTCTTCCCAGATACCTGGACTCTCACGGAGGAACGCGGCCTACAGCAggagaggccaaggccagagccagggaggctgggaagCAGCTCCCCTGCCTCAGTTACCATGGCGCAGCTAGGTGCAAAGATGACTGAGAGGGGAAGCGTGGCCAGGCCAGCCCAGGGACCTGAAACCCCAAGGAGCCCAGAGGGCACCACCGAAGCTGCCACCCAGGCCGGAAAGGAACAGCCAGAGCTTCCATGTGCCATGGCCACAAGCACACCCAGCACCACGGAAAGGATTTCCACCTCTGGCCAGGCAGGCGCCAGCTCGCATGGCTGCTGGGCGTGGCCCTTGGCGGGTCTGAGTGTGGGTCACTCCTCGCTAACTGCATGCAGCCTCCCGCTCTGCACGTGTCTGCTTGGGCAGAAAATTTGA
- the LOC111537633 gene encoding paxillin isoform X1, whose product MDDLDALLADLESTTSHISKRPVFLSEETPYSYPTGNHTYQEIAVPPPVPPPPSSEALNGTILDPLEQWQPSGSRFIHQQPQSSSPVYGSSAKTSSASNPQDSVGSPCSRVGEEEHVYSFPNKQKSAEPSPTVMSTSLGSNLSELDRLLLELNAVQHNPPGFPADEANSSPPLPGALSSHCGVPETNSPLGGKAGPLTKEKPKRNGGRGLEDVRPSVESLLDELESSVPSPVPAITVNQGEMSSPQRVTSTQQQTRISASSATRELDELMASLSDFKIQGLEQRADGERCWAAGWPRDSGRSSPGGQDEGGFMAQGKTGSSSPPGGPPKPGSQLDSMLGSLQSDLNKLGVATVAKGVCGACKKPIAGQVVTAMGKTWHPEHFVCTHCQEEIGSRNFFERDGQPYCEKDYHNLFSPRCYYCNGPILDKVVTALDRTWHPEHFFCAQCGAFFGPEGFHEKDGKAYCRKDYFDMFAPKCGGCARAILENYISALNTLWHPECFVCRECFTPFVNGSFFEHDGQPYCEVHYHERRGSLCSGCQKPITGRCITAMAKKFHPEHFVCAFCLKQLNKGTFKEQNDKPYCQNCFLKLFC is encoded by the exons ACGCCCTGCTGGCGGACTTGGAGTCCACCACCTCCCACATCTCCAAACGGCCTGTGTTCTTGTCGGAGGAGACCCCCTACTCATACCCAACTGGAAACCACACATACCAGGAGATTGCCGTGCCACCCCCCGTCCCCCCACCCCCGTCCAGCGAGGCCCTCAATGGCACAATCCTTGACCCTTTAGAGCAGTGGCAGCCCAGTGGCTCCCGATTCATCCACCAGCAG CCTCAGTCCTCATCACCTGTGTACGGCTCCAGTGCCAAAACTTCCAGTGCCTCCAACCCTCAGGACAGCGTTGGCTCTCCGTGCTCCCGAGTGGGTGAGGAGGAGCACGTCTACAG CTTCCCCAACAAGCAGAAATCAGCTGAGCCTTCACCCACCGTAATGAGCACGTCCCTGGGTAGCAACCTTTCTGAACTCGACCGCCTGCTGCTGGAACTGAATGCTGTGCAGCATAACCCACCAGGCTTCCCTGCAG ATGAGGCCAACTCAAGCCCCCCGCTTCCTGGGGCCCTGAGCTCCCACTGTGGTGTCCCAGAGACTAACAGCcccctgggaggcaaagctgGGCCCCTGACGAAAGAGAAGCCTAAGCGGAATGGGGGCCGGGGCCTGGAGGACGTGCGGCCCAGCGTGGAGAGTCTCTTGGATGAACTGGAGAGCTccgtgcccagccctgt CCCTGCCATCACTGTGAACCAGGGCGAGATGAGCAGCCCGCAGCGCGTCACCTCCACCCAGCAGCAGACGCGCATCTCAGCCTCCTCTGCCACCAGGGAGCTGGACGAGCTGATGGCTTCGCTGTCGGATTTCAAG ATCCAGGGCCTGGAGCAAAGAGCGGATGGGGAGCGGTGCTGGGCGGCTGGCTGGCCTCGGGACAGCGGGCGGAGCAGCCCCGGAGGGCAGGACGAGGGAGGG TTCATGGCCCAGGGGAAGACAGGGAGCAGCTCGCCCCCTGGGGGGCCCCCGAAACCCGGGAGCCAGCTAGACAGCATGCTGGGGAGCCTGCAGTCCGACCTCAACAAGCTGGGGGTTGCCACGGTCGCCAAAGGAGTCTGCGGGGCCTGCAAGAAGCCCATCGCGGGGCAG GTTGTGACCGCCATGGGGAAGACGTGGCACCCCGAGCACTTCGTCTGCACCCACTGCCAGGAGGAGATCGGATCCCGGAACTTCTTCGAGCGGGATGGACAGCCCTACTGTGAAAAGGACTACCACAACCTCTTCTCCCCGCGCTGCTACTACTGCAACGGCCCCATCCTGGAT AAAGTGGTGACAGCCCTTGACCGGACGTGGCACCCTGAACACTTCTTCTGTGCCCAGTGTGGAGCCTTCTTCGGTCCGGAAG GGTTCCACGAGAAGGACGGCAAGGCCTACTGCCGCAAGGACTACTTCGACATGTTCGCACCCAAGTGTGGCGGCTGCGCCCGGGCCATCCTGGAGAACTATATCTCGGCCCTCAACACGCTGTGGCATCCTGAGTGCTTTGTGTGCCGG GAATGCTTCACACCATTCGTCAACGGCAGCTTCTTCGAGCATGACGGGCAGCCCTACTGTGAGGTGCACTACCACGAGCGGCGCGGCTCACTGTGCTCCGGCTGCCAGAAGCCCATCACTGGCCGCTGCATCACCGCCATGGCCAAGAAGTTCCACCCCGAGCACTTCGTCTGTGCCTTCTGCCTCAAGCAGCTCAACAAGGGCACCTTCAAGGAGCAGAACGACAAGCCTTACTGTCAGAACTGCTTCCTCAAGCTCTTCTGCTAG
- the LOC111537644 gene encoding uncharacterized protein LOC111537644: MSREPSPRRRLDPATLSRTPSQEQLIAELQGRLGIQPEAEEPAEAAGPSAQDWLTEGIVITVQPRGKQAGGQLVEKVVFPPGSPIPLRRTISVLASPSVPLLQHRTDATASSSSPLPSLPTSSPLGPSAYTCGSSGVQSAGEEPHDEGVQGPTLSTPAPHTMRSVGCQTDEDPLFPPMQAGLKGAPPFLSPVLMPEPPPLCTHTYTHSDPSIPPSTSPSAVTTVLP; encoded by the exons ATGTCCCGGGAGCCCTCCCCTCGCCGCCGGCTGGACCCTGCCACCCTGAGCAGGACCCCATCCCAGGAGCAGCTCATCGCGGAGCTGCAGGGGCGGCTGGGCATCCAGCCTGAGGCAGAGGAGCCGGCGGAGGCAGCGGGGCCCTCTGCCCAGGACTGGCTGACCGAGGGCATCGTCATCACCGTGCAGCCACGTGGGAAGCAGGCCGGGGGGCAACTTGTAGAGAAG GTTGTCTTCCCTCCTGGCTCTCCCATTCCCCTGAGAAGAACCATCTCTGTCCTGGCTTCTCCTTCTGTCCCTTTGCTCCAGCATCGCACAGACGCCACGGCCAGCAGCTCTTCTCCCCTGCCCAGCCTgcccacttcctcccctctggggCCCTCAGCTTACACCTGTGGTTCTTCTGGGGTCCAGAGTGCAGGGGAAGAGCCCCATGATGAGGGGGTGCAGGGCCCCACCCTTTCCACTCCTGCACCCCACACCATGAGGTCCGTGGGCTGCCAGACCGATGAGGACCCGCTCTTCCCCCCGATGCAGGCAGGCCTTAAAGGAGCCCCTCCCTTTCTGTCCCCTGTCCTGATGCCTGAGCCTCCCCCactctgcacacacacatatacacactcagatccctccatccctccatccaccaGCCCCAGCGCAGTCACCACAGTCCTGCCTTAA
- the LOC111537633 gene encoding paxillin isoform X2 has protein sequence MDDLDALLADLESTTSHISKRPVFLSEETPYSYPTGNHTYQEIAVPPPVPPPPSSEALNGTILDPLEQWQPSGSRFIHQQPQSSSPVYGSSAKTSSASNPQDSVGSPCSRVGEEEHVYSFPNKQKSAEPSPTVMSTSLGSNLSELDRLLLELNAVQHNPPGFPADEANSSPPLPGALSSHCGVPETNSPLGGKAGPLTKEKPKRNGGRGLEDVRPSVESLLDELESSVPSPVPAITVNQGEMSSPQRVTSTQQQTRISASSATRELDELMASLSDFKFMAQGKTGSSSPPGGPPKPGSQLDSMLGSLQSDLNKLGVATVAKGVCGACKKPIAGQVVTAMGKTWHPEHFVCTHCQEEIGSRNFFERDGQPYCEKDYHNLFSPRCYYCNGPILDKVVTALDRTWHPEHFFCAQCGAFFGPEGFHEKDGKAYCRKDYFDMFAPKCGGCARAILENYISALNTLWHPECFVCRECFTPFVNGSFFEHDGQPYCEVHYHERRGSLCSGCQKPITGRCITAMAKKFHPEHFVCAFCLKQLNKGTFKEQNDKPYCQNCFLKLFC, from the exons ACGCCCTGCTGGCGGACTTGGAGTCCACCACCTCCCACATCTCCAAACGGCCTGTGTTCTTGTCGGAGGAGACCCCCTACTCATACCCAACTGGAAACCACACATACCAGGAGATTGCCGTGCCACCCCCCGTCCCCCCACCCCCGTCCAGCGAGGCCCTCAATGGCACAATCCTTGACCCTTTAGAGCAGTGGCAGCCCAGTGGCTCCCGATTCATCCACCAGCAG CCTCAGTCCTCATCACCTGTGTACGGCTCCAGTGCCAAAACTTCCAGTGCCTCCAACCCTCAGGACAGCGTTGGCTCTCCGTGCTCCCGAGTGGGTGAGGAGGAGCACGTCTACAG CTTCCCCAACAAGCAGAAATCAGCTGAGCCTTCACCCACCGTAATGAGCACGTCCCTGGGTAGCAACCTTTCTGAACTCGACCGCCTGCTGCTGGAACTGAATGCTGTGCAGCATAACCCACCAGGCTTCCCTGCAG ATGAGGCCAACTCAAGCCCCCCGCTTCCTGGGGCCCTGAGCTCCCACTGTGGTGTCCCAGAGACTAACAGCcccctgggaggcaaagctgGGCCCCTGACGAAAGAGAAGCCTAAGCGGAATGGGGGCCGGGGCCTGGAGGACGTGCGGCCCAGCGTGGAGAGTCTCTTGGATGAACTGGAGAGCTccgtgcccagccctgt CCCTGCCATCACTGTGAACCAGGGCGAGATGAGCAGCCCGCAGCGCGTCACCTCCACCCAGCAGCAGACGCGCATCTCAGCCTCCTCTGCCACCAGGGAGCTGGACGAGCTGATGGCTTCGCTGTCGGATTTCAAG TTCATGGCCCAGGGGAAGACAGGGAGCAGCTCGCCCCCTGGGGGGCCCCCGAAACCCGGGAGCCAGCTAGACAGCATGCTGGGGAGCCTGCAGTCCGACCTCAACAAGCTGGGGGTTGCCACGGTCGCCAAAGGAGTCTGCGGGGCCTGCAAGAAGCCCATCGCGGGGCAG GTTGTGACCGCCATGGGGAAGACGTGGCACCCCGAGCACTTCGTCTGCACCCACTGCCAGGAGGAGATCGGATCCCGGAACTTCTTCGAGCGGGATGGACAGCCCTACTGTGAAAAGGACTACCACAACCTCTTCTCCCCGCGCTGCTACTACTGCAACGGCCCCATCCTGGAT AAAGTGGTGACAGCCCTTGACCGGACGTGGCACCCTGAACACTTCTTCTGTGCCCAGTGTGGAGCCTTCTTCGGTCCGGAAG GGTTCCACGAGAAGGACGGCAAGGCCTACTGCCGCAAGGACTACTTCGACATGTTCGCACCCAAGTGTGGCGGCTGCGCCCGGGCCATCCTGGAGAACTATATCTCGGCCCTCAACACGCTGTGGCATCCTGAGTGCTTTGTGTGCCGG GAATGCTTCACACCATTCGTCAACGGCAGCTTCTTCGAGCATGACGGGCAGCCCTACTGTGAGGTGCACTACCACGAGCGGCGCGGCTCACTGTGCTCCGGCTGCCAGAAGCCCATCACTGGCCGCTGCATCACCGCCATGGCCAAGAAGTTCCACCCCGAGCACTTCGTCTGTGCCTTCTGCCTCAAGCAGCTCAACAAGGGCACCTTCAAGGAGCAGAACGACAAGCCTTACTGTCAGAACTGCTTCCTCAAGCTCTTCTGCTAG